A segment of the Peptoclostridium acidaminophilum DSM 3953 genome:
ACTAGCACGATGGCCCTTGCATCCCTTGGTATGGCATTCATCTTGGCTCCGCCATCTATGCTTGAGAGCTGGGCTCCCGCATTTTTTGAAATGTCGTAGAGCACCCTGCCCAGGAGCTTGTTGGCGTTGCCTCTTTTTTTGTCTATCTCCATACCTGAGTGGCCGCCCTTTAGTCCGCTGAGCTTTATTTCACAGGCCACCATGCCTTCCATCGCTTTTTCCCGTTTGATGTCCACCATAATCCTTGCCCTTACTCCACCTGCGCAGCTTGTAAAAATCTCGCCTTCGTTTTCGACGTCCATGTTTATTAGTATTTTGCCTGAAAGAAGTGAGCCGTCGAGCTTTGCAGCGCCGCACATGCCTACCTCTTCTCCTGTGGTTATTAGGCCCTCTATCGGAGGGTGCTTCAACTCCTTGTCGGCAAGCACCGCCATTATGTATGCCACCGCTATGCCGTTGTCTGCTCCGAGCGTAGTCCCATCGGCCTTTATGAAGTCTCCGTCGACTATGAGCTTTATAGGGTCCTTTGTAAAGTCGTGCTCTACGTCTTCTCTTTTTTCGCAGACCATGTCCATGTGTCCTTGGAGTATTACTGTGGGCGCATTTTCATAGCCTGGGCTGGCCGTTTTTTTTATTATGAGGTTGAAGTCCTGGTCCTGATGCACCTGCAGGCCAAGCTCATTTGCAAATTGCTTTATATAGTTGCTGAGTCTTTCTTCGTCTCCTGAGCCTCTTGGTATTTCGCTTATGGCCGCGAAGTATTTGAATACGCTCGCCGGCTCGAGACCTCTTAGTATTTTTGACATGTGCTCATCTCCTTGTGTTTTATGTGTTGGTAATCCGGTGAACATCCGGGATTTCCAGCCAAAAAACCACTCCATTTTCGGTGTTATATGCTCCGCAGTTTCCGTTGTGGAGCGACACTATCTCCTTAACGATTGAAAGGCCAAGCCCGCTGCCTCCAAGGCTCCTGCTTCTTGATTTGTCGAGCTTGTAGAACTGGTGCCATATCAGTTCTAGTTCTTTTTCCGGTATCCTGCTTCCGCTGTTCTCCACTTCAAGCCGTACTGAGGCTTCGCTTTGTATAAGCCTCACGCTTATTTCGCCGCCAGTGTCTACGTTTTTGAATGCATTGTCGAGATAATTGACAATCGCGCGCTCTATTTTTTCGCGGTCGGCATATACGCTGGTTTCGGCGCCGGTTTTCTGGATATCAAGGGCTATGCCGCGCTCTTCCGCGGCCAGAGAATATTTGGCTGCCACTGCATTTACAAGTTCTTTCATGCTGAAATCCAAAAGCTGCAGCTTCATGCTTCCGGATTCGAGCCTTGAAAGCTCGAGGAGCTCGTTTACAAGCGCTCCCATCCTCCTGGCTTCGTCTTCTATAACGTCACAGTAGAAGGTCTTTCTGCTTTCGTCAGCTATGTTGTCGCGCAGGCCCTCGCTGTAGCCTTGTATTAGTGCTACAGGTGTTTTCAGCTCGTGTGAGACTGCCGCTATGAAGTCTTTCCTCATGATGTCTATGCGTTTTTCTTTTTCTATTTCTGTCTTTAGCTGCTCGTTGGCGATATTGAGACTCGATATGACGCCTTCTAGGCGGCCCGACATGCTGTTTATGCTCTTTCCAAGGTGCCCGATCTCGTCCTGGCGGCCTCCCTCATATTTTTTGCTGAAATCAAGCTTTTCAACCCGCTTTGCTATTTCCGCTATGTCTAGTATCGGCCGTACAAAGCCCTTTGAAAATAGAAGCGCCCCAACAAGGCCTATGAGAAGCGTTAGTATCGCGGCATATATGTGAAATGTCTGGTTGGCGCTTATGCTCTCCTGCACTGCCGCCATTGGTATTTGAAGCAGAGCCACATTCCCTCCCTCAAGCTTTTTTGCATATGTCAGGAACGCTGTGCCGGTCATGGGATGCTCGTATTCTCCGAATATGACGTCCTTATCCTGGAGCATCTCTATTATCTGAGTGTTTACGATGTTCCACGGCGAACCAGACATTCGCCCCCGTGTAAACGAGGAGTAGAGATTGTCCATTTCGGGAGAAAACAAGGCTATCTTTATGCCGGTTTCGCCTTCTATCTCCTCAAAGCGCGAATATATTTCGTCTGAAGAATAGTTGCTTTCAAGCATGCTTTCTATCTCTGTTGCAGTGCCGCTGAGCTGACTTTTCTTGAGACCGATGTAATATTTTTCAAAGTAGAATGAGTTCATTATAAAGAGCAGC
Coding sequences within it:
- a CDS encoding sensor histidine kinase, translating into MKKSIRVRLFLYTIGLVMSILALLFIMNSFYFEKYYIGLKKSQLSGTATEIESMLESNYSSDEIYSRFEEIEGETGIKIALFSPEMDNLYSSFTRGRMSGSPWNIVNTQIIEMLQDKDVIFGEYEHPMTGTAFLTYAKKLEGGNVALLQIPMAAVQESISANQTFHIYAAILTLLIGLVGALLFSKGFVRPILDIAEIAKRVEKLDFSKKYEGGRQDEIGHLGKSINSMSGRLEGVISSLNIANEQLKTEIEKEKRIDIMRKDFIAAVSHELKTPVALIQGYSEGLRDNIADESRKTFYCDVIEDEARRMGALVNELLELSRLESGSMKLQLLDFSMKELVNAVAAKYSLAAEERGIALDIQKTGAETSVYADREKIERAIVNYLDNAFKNVDTGGEISVRLIQSEASVRLEVENSGSRIPEKELELIWHQFYKLDKSRSRSLGGSGLGLSIVKEIVSLHNGNCGAYNTENGVVFWLEIPDVHRITNT
- a CDS encoding aminoacyl-histidine dipeptidase gives rise to the protein MSKILRGLEPASVFKYFAAISEIPRGSGDEERLSNYIKQFANELGLQVHQDQDFNLIIKKTASPGYENAPTVILQGHMDMVCEKREDVEHDFTKDPIKLIVDGDFIKADGTTLGADNGIAVAYIMAVLADKELKHPPIEGLITTGEEVGMCGAAKLDGSLLSGKILINMDVENEGEIFTSCAGGVRARIMVDIKREKAMEGMVACEIKLSGLKGGHSGMEIDKKRGNANKLLGRVLYDISKNAGAQLSSIDGGAKMNAIPRDARAIVLVEKSKLQELNSAINSWENVFQKELSAADPNVKLEMRKLEGEFDIISPRDAERVISMLVMIPNGIMTMSQEIEGLVESSSNIGIITTGENSVEFDSAVRSNIKSQKLSIVAQMECMCKALGARLELEADYPEWEYSKDSHIRDIFTSVYEKKYEKKPLITAVHCGLECGIFKEVIGDIDIVAFGPDVYDVHTPDEHMSISSIKRTWEYLLDVLESIK